One window of the Halobacillus litoralis genome contains the following:
- a CDS encoding APC family permease translates to MVNRERKKLEKSLKPHWVWAIAFGSAIGWGAFVLPTDWIGQAGPIGVVIGLLLGAALMMIIGVSYGYLIEKFPVTGGEFAYAYIGFGRKFAFIAGWFLTLGYICIVALNASALALLAKFLFPDLVRTGNMYTVAGYEVSIIQIAIASLALVLFALLNIRGASFSGQTQFIFSVILILGITLLGVGAIFTDGPSFANISPAFTPDQTAFASILTILAIAPFAYVGFDNIPQAAEEFKFEPKKAFGLIIWSLLAAGLAYSAMILITAGTMPWQQLLTQINQTQSVWGTGDAIESYLGRAGVFIIALAVCMGIFTGLNGFFISASRLTFAMGRARILPNMFRRLHPKYGTPYVGILFTMAICLIAPWFGRQALLWVVDMSSTGVAIAYFFCTATAYKFFRWSNGESTAEHTTTVSPGKKLLSLIGMISALGFLALLLLPWSPASLGRESYIALGVWILIGVIFYLFNSKRYNSIDRKEMNYLILEKEEI, encoded by the coding sequence ATGGTGAATAGAGAAAGAAAAAAATTAGAAAAATCCCTAAAGCCTCATTGGGTTTGGGCGATCGCTTTCGGTTCTGCGATCGGTTGGGGCGCTTTCGTCCTTCCGACAGACTGGATTGGTCAAGCAGGACCGATAGGCGTAGTCATCGGCCTTTTGCTCGGCGCTGCCCTAATGATGATCATCGGGGTCAGTTATGGGTATTTAATTGAAAAATTTCCGGTAACCGGTGGAGAGTTCGCTTATGCTTACATCGGATTCGGACGGAAATTCGCTTTTATTGCCGGTTGGTTTTTGACCCTTGGCTATATATGCATTGTCGCTTTAAACGCATCTGCTCTAGCTTTATTGGCGAAATTTCTATTTCCTGATTTAGTCCGCACCGGAAATATGTACACAGTGGCAGGATATGAGGTATCAATCATTCAAATTGCCATCGCCAGTCTCGCCCTTGTTTTGTTTGCATTATTGAATATCCGCGGTGCCAGTTTTTCCGGACAGACGCAATTCATTTTCAGCGTGATCTTAATACTGGGCATCACTTTATTAGGGGTAGGAGCTATCTTCACGGATGGTCCAAGTTTTGCGAATATCTCCCCTGCTTTTACACCTGATCAAACGGCATTCGCTTCTATCCTGACGATATTAGCGATCGCTCCATTCGCATACGTCGGTTTCGATAACATTCCGCAGGCAGCAGAAGAGTTCAAGTTTGAACCGAAAAAAGCTTTCGGGCTGATCATTTGGTCCCTTCTTGCAGCAGGCCTTGCCTATAGTGCAATGATCTTGATTACCGCAGGTACGATGCCCTGGCAGCAGTTGCTCACACAAATCAACCAGACCCAATCAGTCTGGGGTACAGGTGATGCGATTGAGAGTTACTTAGGTCGTGCTGGCGTGTTCATCATCGCCCTTGCTGTATGTATGGGGATTTTCACTGGATTGAACGGATTCTTCATTTCAGCAAGTCGCCTTACGTTTGCAATGGGACGTGCACGTATCCTGCCGAATATGTTCCGCAGACTTCACCCGAAATATGGCACACCTTATGTCGGTATTTTGTTCACGATGGCTATCTGCCTTATTGCCCCATGGTTCGGCCGTCAGGCACTACTGTGGGTTGTTGATATGTCTTCAACAGGCGTGGCCATCGCATACTTTTTCTGTACAGCCACAGCCTACAAATTCTTCCGGTGGTCAAATGGAGAAAGTACAGCCGAGCATACGACAACGGTCTCCCCTGGCAAAAAGTTGTTGTCACTCATCGGGATGATCAGTGCTCTCGGGTTTCTTGCTTTACTGCTGCTTCCCTGGTCACCGGCATCACTCGGCAGGGAATCTTATATCGCTCTAGGAGTTTGGATACTCATCGGTGTTATTTTCTACTTGTTCAATTCAAAGCGCTACAACAGTATTGACCGTAAAGAAATGAACTATCTCATCTTAGAAAAAGAAGAAATATGA
- a CDS encoding glycosyltransferase family 4 protein, with product MEYKALLFCLIASVVITPLVKKMAVKIGATDQPNHRKVHKNVMPRLGGLAIYISFALGILFFFPESNYTWPVLMGATIIIITGVLDDLKELSAKVKLGGQLLAAVVVVMGGVQVDFVNLPFGGQIDFGYMSIPITILWIVGITNAINLIDGLDGLAAGVSAIALLTISGMAITMGNVFVVFAGLMMLGSTLGFLVYNFYPAKIFMGDTGALFLGFMISVLSLLGFKNVTLFSFIIPVIILGIPISDTLFAIVRRIVHRKPLSAPDKSHLHHCLLNLGYSHPETVLMIYAGGALFSLAAVIFSQATMFGAVLVVAMLILMIELIVEITGLVGKEYKPILNIIKGTRTRR from the coding sequence ATGGAGTATAAGGCCTTGCTGTTTTGCTTGATCGCATCTGTGGTAATTACTCCACTAGTCAAGAAAATGGCAGTCAAAATTGGTGCTACAGATCAACCGAACCACCGTAAAGTTCACAAAAATGTGATGCCGCGTTTAGGTGGTTTAGCGATTTACATTAGTTTCGCTTTAGGTATTTTATTTTTCTTTCCGGAAAGTAACTATACCTGGCCCGTATTGATGGGTGCGACCATCATCATTATTACTGGTGTTCTGGACGATTTGAAAGAATTGTCAGCCAAAGTGAAGCTTGGAGGACAGCTGTTAGCTGCTGTCGTTGTAGTGATGGGTGGTGTCCAGGTCGATTTCGTCAATTTACCTTTCGGGGGACAAATCGATTTTGGCTATATGAGTATCCCCATCACGATTTTATGGATTGTCGGAATTACCAACGCCATTAATCTTATTGATGGATTGGATGGTTTAGCCGCTGGTGTGTCAGCCATTGCTTTGCTGACGATTTCAGGTATGGCCATCACGATGGGAAATGTTTTTGTAGTATTTGCAGGATTAATGATGCTTGGAAGCACACTAGGGTTTCTCGTGTATAACTTTTACCCCGCCAAGATCTTCATGGGAGACACAGGCGCTCTTTTTTTAGGATTCATGATAAGTGTTTTATCCTTGCTCGGCTTCAAAAATGTAACATTATTCTCTTTCATTATTCCAGTCATTATACTAGGCATTCCGATTTCTGATACGTTGTTCGCAATAGTCCGGAGAATTGTCCATCGTAAACCCTTATCAGCACCTGATAAGTCTCACTTGCACCACTGCCTTCTTAATTTAGGCTATAGTCACCCGGAAACGGTGCTGATGATTTATGCAGGCGGCGCCTTATTCAGTTTAGCTGCCGTCATCTTTTCGCAAGCGACGATGTTTGGCGCAGTCCTGGTTGTTGCGATGTTAATCCTGATGATCGAGCTTATTGTCGAAATCACTGGCTTAGTAGGTAAAGAATATAAACCGATACTGAATATTATCAAAGGTACACGAACAAGAAGATAA
- a CDS encoding LCP family protein, with translation MKRKRLTIFLWIVVFMIIAGLGAAGGYAIYLTNQVKETASDSHQELDRGKKSDKRIEVVNPATDHTSVLFVGIDDSEKRSETSQDRDSLSDALVLATFNDDDKSVKMLSIPRDSYTYIPEVGYEDKITHAHAFGGIDATVETVERMLDIPVDYYVRLNFNSFVEVVNSIGGLSYDVPFDMTEQNSSDQAGAIELEEGPQTLNGEEALALARTRKYDSDLARGERQMALIQEIFRETMSAKSLNNFDAILESINNNLKTNLTFEEMITFKDYILQKNELTFDKMQLEGEGGYIDEGWYYQLEEESLSETTDELKAHLGLSNPYVKEEEPDTMTKNEDDSM, from the coding sequence ATGAAACGCAAAAGACTGACCATCTTCTTATGGATAGTTGTATTCATGATTATAGCTGGGTTAGGTGCTGCTGGTGGATATGCGATTTATTTAACCAATCAGGTGAAAGAAACAGCTTCAGATTCACACCAGGAACTTGATCGGGGAAAAAAGTCAGATAAACGGATTGAAGTGGTCAATCCGGCAACAGATCACACTTCCGTCTTGTTTGTCGGTATAGATGACAGTGAAAAAAGGTCAGAAACGTCGCAAGATAGAGACTCACTATCAGATGCACTTGTATTAGCCACATTCAATGACGATGATAAATCCGTTAAAATGCTTAGCATCCCCCGCGATTCTTACACATACATCCCTGAGGTCGGGTATGAAGACAAAATCACTCATGCGCATGCGTTTGGCGGAATTGACGCAACAGTCGAAACCGTTGAACGGATGTTGGATATCCCCGTCGATTATTATGTACGGTTGAACTTCAACTCATTCGTTGAGGTCGTCAACTCTATCGGGGGCCTCTCCTATGACGTTCCTTTTGATATGACGGAGCAGAACAGTTCGGATCAAGCAGGAGCCATTGAATTAGAAGAGGGCCCGCAAACTTTGAATGGTGAAGAAGCGTTGGCCTTAGCCCGCACCCGGAAATATGATAGTGACTTAGCTCGTGGCGAACGGCAGATGGCGCTCATTCAAGAGATCTTCCGCGAAACCATGTCCGCAAAGTCATTGAACAATTTTGATGCCATTCTGGAATCGATCAATAATAATTTAAAGACGAATTTGACCTTTGAGGAAATGATTACATTCAAAGACTATATCCTTCAAAAAAATGAACTAACTTTCGATAAAATGCAGTTGGAAGGTGAAGGTGGATATATCGATGAGGGCTGGTATTATCAACTGGAAGAAGAAAGCCTTTCTGAAACTACAGACGAATTGAAGGCTCATCTCGGTTTATCTAACCCTTATGTGAAAGAGGAAGAGCCGGATACGATGACAAAGAATGAAGATGACTCTATGTAG